The Macrobrachium nipponense isolate FS-2020 chromosome 1, ASM1510439v2, whole genome shotgun sequence genome includes a window with the following:
- the LOC135218754 gene encoding serine-aspartate repeat-containing protein I-like, with translation MKPWKTSIRDTLPLLASHLSFSGVEDDADEEEKGKKKKKEEVVGAMALANAVSYLKEMFVREHSTKYEYELLNTELDSPTADVDVACNADADVDVARNADVDVDVACNAVVDGEVARNADADVDVACNAVVDGDVARNADVDVDVACNAVVDGDVARNADAHVDVARNADADMDVARNADADMDVARNADADMDVARNADADMDVARNADADVDATRNTEADVDVARNADADVKKLSM, from the exons GTGGCGTTGAAGACGATGCagatgaggaggagaaggggaagaagaagaagaaggaggaggtggTTGGGGCAATGGCGCTGGCTAACGCAGTCAGCTATTTGAAGGAAATGTTCGTTCGGGAACACT CTACAAAgtatgagtatgaactattgaacactgagctgGATTCTCCAACTGCGGATGTAGATGTTGCTTGCAATGCTGATGCGGATGTGGATGTTGCTCGCAATGCTGATGTGGATGTGGATGTTGCTTGCAATGCTGTTGTAGATGGGGAAGTTGCTCGCAATGCTGATGCAGATGTGGATGTTGCTTGCAATGCTGTTGTAGATGGGGATGTTGCTCGCAATGCTGATGTGGATGTGGATGTTGCTTGCAATGCTGTTGTAGATGGGGATGTTGCTCGCAATGCTGATGCACATGTGGATGTTGCTCGCAATGCTGATGCGGATATGGACGTTGCTCGCAATGCTGATGCGGATATGGACGTTGCTCGCAATGCTGATGCGGATATGGACGTTGCTCGCAATGCTGATGCGGATATGGACGTTGCTCGCAATGCTGATGCGGATGTGGATGCTACTCGCAATACTGAGGCAGATGTGGATGTTGCTCGCAATGCTGATGcagatgttaagaaattgtcaatgtGA